The segment atataaattaaaagaaatctCGCATTTAGGCggtttatttattcgtttattatatatgATACTTCATGCTCAAGTATTGATACATATATGACGTAATACAATCCtagaatattatatataaagtaTGCATATTACGTCGTATAGAGGTGCGTTTACATATGCAGAACTATGGCGGACGAACTAGACTGAACGACGAATTTTAGACAATGGTATATCGTAGAATATTCTTAATTTGGGGCTCCAAAGGGACCATGGATAGATTTGTGGGGGTCCgcgaatttttatattaatttacatGTTGAGAATTGTACAAACTTCTTGACCAACTTGATAGATTAGTTtggtattaattaattttaacaatTATCTTCCAAGTCCAGGACCTTGCGCTTGGGCGCCATGTTGCGAGGACACAGACGCCCTCGTAAGTAAAAGTTAATAATTGAAATGAGACATTCCATGACTTCGCGAGACGATGATAGGTGAACAGTTGGTTTCTCGGTCGAACGCAGACTGCTGATCAAAAATATTCGACACGATTCGGCCGAAAGCCATTCGTTCGCCGTTGTTCGTTATACGTAAACGCACTTTAAGAGTATTACCAAAAAGATGGGTGATAATAAAGTATTGTAGAATAGCGGTTCTCCACCGACACGAAAGACGGAGATGACGATCGAATGCTTGATTCGAAATaattcgaaaacgcgaaagaactttCTCAAAGGGTGAAAGCTCGAATTGACCCTTCAGGTACGACGGAACCTTCAGTCTCCAGCCATACGATTTGTCGTttaaattttagtaattttttaagGAGTTGCGTCACAGAAAACAAAGGTTCGCGGATTATACGTCGTACTTGAAGGGTTATTCGACGAAGGGACGTTTCGAAAATAGGTTGAGAACCGCAGAATCGTAGAGCATGCATAGTGATTTACGTGACACGAGCATGAGCATGTGTGAAATTTCTTTTCGATGGCTTTGCATTTTAAGATTACCGAACGTCTCGCTTACAATCGAATCGATGAGTCAGTATTAACGATCGCTCGATACCCTTAATAATTTCTTCGTTAAAACAACAAACAATAGAAACGAAAAGTGGAGTCAACGTTCGATTACTTTTAGCGAGCAACGAGTCGGTACAGTCACTTTTTCaggtatatttttaatatcctgCAGAATTGCTCGCCGATTGTacaattttattcaataaaagtAGTATTTTACGCAAAGTGTACACAAGTTTTCTTAtgtaataaacaaaaaaaaaaaaaatacttcctTCTTCCAAAGAGCTTGCTACTAACACTTTAATCTTCGACTAATATTTCCCTGCAAGTTTCTCGTCCGTTTGCATGCGTTTCGAGAATCGTTGGAGGGACTTCCGGTTTATCGCGATGCTCGAGGAATTACATAAGTGCATGCCAGTAGCGTTTTATGTTCGGCAGAGTTGGGCAAACTTTATTTCTCGTACACGGAATAAGAAGTAACGACTAAATAcgcgttttctttattggatttgtttctgggCTACGTAACAATCTGTATCTTGCGTGTGCAACGTAGAATTGTGAAAGAAAACAACTATTTTCACCCCTTGAACGATCAGATTAACCAGAGGGAAGTGAAGGGATGAATAAATCTGTAACGTTCttggaaccagatttattgTGACGACACTTTCGGCCCAACTCTGATGCCCggcagtgtgcgaaaattgttagaaaaattGTTCGCGAAGCACGATCGTCCACGATCGTGGCTGCGTGTAGTTTGGCGCTTGACACCTCCCCAAATTCCCCGGCTTACACTTGTGCTTAAAATTTCAGGACCGATCGTGGCCACAATGGACTATCCATCAAAACGATCGATCGTTCCAGTCCTTTGCCCCGTAGCATCGAAACGATCGATTCTAGCCTCAGTCAGGATCCAGCGTGCGCGAGTTTATTGCCGAAACCGGAAGCCGACGAGCGTTACAACAATAATCTGTTCGGTCAGTTCAAAGGATTTACGATCACGCCGATCAAGAATCAGCCGAAAGGCGGCGAACCGACGAAACCGGCGCCTCCGCCGCCCACGATACCAACGGTGGCGATCAAGACCAACATCAAGGCGCTACCAAAGAACAATCCGCCTCGTAACTCGCTTCTGAACTCTACGTCCAACTTCACCGAGCCGTCCGCGGCTCCCAGCTTGCCAccgttgaatccaggatgcaCGGCGCGTCCTCTGATCAGCAGCCCGGTCCTGGCAGCCACCACCTGCACCTCCGTGGAGTTGGTCGCCCCTAAACCACCAGCCAGACCGTCTTTGGACGCACCAACGAGGCCTGCACCAGCTCCCCCGATCTCCATCGACCTTCAAAAGCCCCAAAGACCGAACAGCACGCCGTTAACCAACGTTCTGCTTCCAGAAACAGAGAAGAAACCGGAGAAGGGTAGCACCCTGAACAGGCTAGCCTCGATGCTCCGACCAAACTCCGGGATCATGAAGACGGGGGGTCTGCAGGTGGCGCAGAAAGAGGATAAAAACACCAACTCTCTGCCCAGGGCGCATCACTTGAAAGCCAACAAGGTGATAGATAAGGAGATCCTGAGGAACTTGAAGATTTCCAATCCGATCCCTCAGAAAGAGATCGAGATCCCCACGCCTGCTATCCCCGTGATCTCGACCACGGAAGCCGAGAAGAGGAACGTGGTGTTGCGCGCCCAGTCCATGAGGGACAGCAAGATCACGCCCAGACCCGCCATTCAGACGTTCGGGTCCATGCGACAACAAACTACGCCGGTGAAGAGACCCACCAGCATCCCTGCGAGCACCAGACCCACAGCTCCTCCGCCTGGTCCTCCAACGACCACGACAACCACGGAGAAGACGAATGACGCTGGCAAGATTCACGGATTACCGGGCTACCAGACCCCGCAGCTGAAGAGTACGCAGAAGCTCGTGGACAATGCCTACGACGACTGCATGAACCTCGTCCCCGAGTCGTCCCTGACCAAGATCACAGAGGAGTCGCCCACCAGCGACAACATTTACGCGGTCATCGAGGAGGCGATACCCGAGAAGAGCAGAAAGAATCAGACGGAGACGGACAAGCGGATCGACAACGAGTACAAGCAGCCGAAACGCGTCGAGGCTGGCGCCAACGGGGCTAACACGGAGCCCATGGGTCTACTATCGGAGATCGTGTCGGAAATATCGAATCGGAACTTCGATTCCATCTACTCCACCGCGACGTTGTCCCGGAAAGCGAAGGAGAACGCTGAGGCGGCCAAGAACGCGGAGGACCTGGGGTCGAATAGCTCGTTGGGGGCATACGCGAACTCGAATCACTATAAATCGCCTGGCAGCATCTACTCGAACTCGGCGTCCGGGAAATTCAATTCGTCCAGCTCCACGACCAGTTCCGGTTACTTGAATCCGTCGGTGCTGAACGTGCCGCGACAGCAGACCGCCAAAGGCGAGGTGAAAACCATCGACAAGGGGAAACTGGCGTCGTTGAACTCGGCGAACCCGAATCTGAACGACGATATATCGAAGGAGCTGGGCATGAAACCAGCGGGGGATGTCGCGTCTTGCAAACCGGTCGCGTCGATGAAAACACGACCGATTCAGCGGGTTCTGAGCAGCCCCAAGAGCGAAGAGGCGACCACCGATGGCAAAGAGCCTGTCAAACCGCCGCTCGGGAGAACGAAAACGCCACCTCACATCGTCAAGACGGTGACCAAAGACGCGAACGACGCGACGAAAACTGCCACCAGACACGCTCTGGACAACGCGTCGAGGTCGAAGCAGCACAACGACGGTGCCGCCAAGGTGTCGAAGCCAGGATCGGACAGCTTACAGAACACCGCGGATAAACAGGACTCTCATACGAACGTTAATAGATTATCTATGAAAACTGTGCCTTGTAGCCCTAAGGATAACGGGGGAAAGTTCAACAGTCCGGACGTAGTGTCGAGTTGTTCGAGTTCCAATCAAACCAGTACAAAGTCGCCGGACGTTCTGGGTAACAATCCAAAGTTTAGCTTTCAGCCGAAGAACGTTCAGAAGACGCCCACGTTGTCGCGTGGGAACGCCGCCAAATCGCCGTCCGCGCCGTTGAAACCGTTGAGCATCGCGTCCAAGGTGGCCAGCCTCGCGGAGAAGAAGAAATCGCCGACGAGCGCGAACGCGAAGTCGTTTGTGGCGTCCGCGAAAGAGATCTCGAAGACCCTGCAGCCGAAAACGGCCCAGAAAACGGAGACCAAAGGCGGTGGCGAGACGAAGGCGAACCCGGTGCAAAGGGCGGCCACGGGCAAGTCGAACGTGGCGTCCCTTCAGCAGAAGTTCGAAGCTAACAAAAGCGTAAACGCGACGAGGACGGTACCGAGCGTACATAAAAAGACTATTGGAAGAACGACGGATACGACGAGCGTAAAAAAGTAACAGACGAACGTGTACGATTCACGCGAAATATTCTAGTCTATCGTTAATTCACTTTTAGAGGGAGTGAAACGTACGTGTTACGTTCGAACGATATTTctatgattttattttatttaaagagaTCGTACGGCAAAGTGAAAGCGTATAGTACAACGATCGTCGAACTTTTTCGCTGGACTCGTCGAGAGGAAATGTCGATCGAGCAGACGGAGACGGAACTTTTGTAGTTTGATGTCGGCATACCGATGCATCGAATCGGATGAGAATCGACCGGCCGTACCGCGGGCCAATTGAATTTACTCCGACTATAGGTTGTGTCAGTCGTAAAGTTTCACGACGGCTATATAGAGTGTAACAGGTGACATGGTTTCGACAGAAATCACCTCCTTTCGGGTTGTAACCCGTATTCCGGGTCACCCTGTATTACCACTGTAAATAGTAGTTACTTAAAAATTCTAATATTTTTTGTAGACATCATCCATTACCGGTAACGTTCGGATATACACGGAACACTAATGATCGTCGGAATACTTATCTTAAGAGCATTTTTTAAACGATATGACAAAGTATGCaacaatttattttgaaaagaTTCGCTCGATACCGCATGAGGAACGCGTGAGAAATTATTGAACTCTGTGATATACGTGTAACGAAAGAATAGCACAGAAACATCGTACCCGTACGTATTATAATAAATAGCAGATTAATAGACGCGACCAAATTTATCATTTTATAAACATAGAAAGTTTTCAAGGACGAATTAGTCTCGAGAGGATAAATCATATctcagaaaaaaaaggaaaaaaaaaaaaaatatgaatcgTATGGAGCAGCTTTGTTCACTTTCCAAAGACTAAGCGTTAAAGTCCAACCTTCGTGAATGCAATTGTACCTTCGAGATTCTCCCGCGAATCAAAATTTAAACGCGACCTAGCCAGCGAACTTAAAACGTTAGTATCCGCTAGAATAAACGCTGTAttctgaggcagatgcgggattTCTTCTATGACGAAGTACGCTAGATTACAACGGTAGGAATATTTTGCTTAAACCGCACGACTTCGGTTGCCCCGTTACTTTTGCACGTTCTTCTtctccttcttttttttttttttttttttttgttatataaaaaCCACCGTTCATGGTTTACCACGGACGAGTTCCGGGCGCCGATGTTCGACCGCTAAATCTAGCATCGTTAGACACGCAAAGACTAAAAgaacaaaaaatatttatttgactGATCGATATGTAAATATGTTTATAATGTAACATAGATGTAAGTCACATTTTGTACAATGTACCTTCGTGCTCGCTAAGTTAATTCGTGAACTACTACCCTTGAACGCATACATGCGACTTCAGCATTTAGCTTTTTAACGGTGTCTCGTTCGATTTGTTGTTAAGCGCGTAACGGATTCGCCTgtaccaaaaaaaaaacaaaaaaaaaaaaaattgaaaaaagtgaaaaaaaaaaaaggaaagaagagAAAGAAGTAAAGGTTTTATTGAACGGTACAGTTGTAACGTATTTTGTGCATTTATCATTTTCACGGAGCGATCTCTCGCGATGTACGTTTACTTGTATACGATTGTTCGCTTTTAATTTATACAGTTCCTATGTACAGATGTTTCGATGCgttcaaatttcttttcttttctgttgTTTAGACATCGCAACTTTAAGTTCAATAAAGCTTTTCGACAATATCCATCCATTCGCGTGTCGTTTATAGTCGCTCGCCGCTTTCGTTTCTCTGTTCCCGCGCAAAATGGCGTCGTATGTATTGCTCTGGTATAAAGACAATCAGACGTTTCGCACGGCATACGACTACTAAACGGAGaaaaagatatttatcgagGAAGCCTTGGCCACGATCGAtcgatgaaaatataatttttaacgatACTATTCGTTTTCGAATACGTCAGATACACATAAATTTATCGTTCGTTAAAAATGTAATCGAGCAGCTTACATCGAAATTCTACGATTCCTTGCCAATCGTCTTGCAGTCTACTATTATAGTTAACAGACGTCGCATTCTACGTTCAATACCAAAGATAAATCGCGTTTTACGTGTTAAACAGCCAAGATGTAGACTACTTAAACGTTGTCTTAAAACTTGTACATTTCCCAATCCATGGAATCGTTATAATAAATTCTTTATTCCACGCATATGATTTCTAAATCATTGACGCTGAGATCGAATAAAGAGGTAGGTAAAAAGCAAGTAAACCTTAATTATAAGAGATAACCAATTAATACACTTGTGAAAAACAGATTAAAATTCGGTAATTTCAATCCTATCTATTTGTAAACAAAAGGACTAGGTCAACAACAACTAAATGAGTGTTATATTTAACCTTTTTAATCGAGggtcgaataaaacagaaatcttTTAGTCTAGAAAAAGTAGTGGTCCTCTATGCGAAAATAAGTAGAATAAAAGTTTTGACGAATACGCCTAACTTTATATCTATTTTCTTAGAACagaaaagtaaaaaattatAACAATTTCATTCAACCCCTGTTTTTAATGGAGAGGTTTGACGTAGACTCCATCAATCGAGACGTTTGTCCACAGGATTCGCTTAGAAATCATGTTTATTTATGCTCACCcacgaattactattttagaataataaattaatcgcTATACATTACATGCATAATAGAAGAAAGTGACTATCGTAGTCCTACGTGTAGAATCTGTTCGCGTGTCATTGTTTTCACAGATAACGTTACGAGAAACTTCTTCCTTTGATTTGTTTTGCTAGTCGAGCGattaattcgtttcattttcaaCGTGAATTGTTCAATCTTACATAAAAACTATAACGAACGATGATAAATGGGAATTAGCTCTAATTTAACCCGTTAAAAATTGCGTATTACCAATTTCTTACAAACGATTATAAATAACCTACGTTAGATACGAAAAAAGATATCCGAATTGAAAAATAAGCTGATTTTTCATTCTGTATTAAGAGCTTAATTCTCGTTAAGAAAGGTGAATGCCAAGTGTCTACTCGAAGAGGTGTCAAGTGGGAGAAATCAGCCCCTCTTTTAATATTCTCCACCAATAGGATTTATTCGAGTAGTCTGTATGCCTATGAATTTACCGATAGATTTCCACATTATAGTATTGTAAACAGCATTACTTAAATACTGTTAGAGTCATTAAAGCGTGCTGTTATTTGATACGCTCGTTTCGTTTCTAACGTTTATCTTCTACATATAGAAAAACTAAAAACTGAAGTTTTGCATACCATGCGTTACGGCGAAGGGTTTCGATTCGACACGTAAATTTATGGTCACGATCGTAAATTTATGAGTGGCGTAAGTGTTTGTCGAATTAACGTGATTATTGATCTCTGTCAGTGACAATATTACAAATAACGTGTGAGCGTGCTGTTGCCAAATGTTGCCTAATTACCTAAACACTGCATACCTGTGTGCATATATATCAGTGCACGGTGTGGTTTGTCAAAAACCCGTTAACCTAACAATTATTTCGTGCATTAAGAAAATTACGGACAATATTCCATATATAAAAGCGTGAGGAACGTCAACGTTCGATGATTTGCTAAGCGCTATGTTGTTATTGTGAGATGAAATGCACGTTTATGTCACATAACGTTGCGATAAACGTTTCGGAGAATGGTTACATGGTAGAAAAATTCATCCCAATTTGCAGGATATTACGATTTTCTATTTTTGTATGGTGAAAATGGCCCATGCTCTATTGCCGAATCTTTGTAAATCAATATCCACATCTAATATGTGCCCTACAAATTTTACTCCATCAACTGCCTTATCCGACGTGAGTTTCACATTTTCAGCATGCAtacttgtttattttattattatacatcGATTTTG is part of the Colletes latitarsis isolate SP2378_abdomen chromosome 10, iyColLati1, whole genome shotgun sequence genome and harbors:
- the Meltrin gene encoding disintegrin and metalloproteinase domain-containing protein meltrin; the encoded protein is MPSDIWCSNWRCTVSGATVQCKLVLVLVLVAILPDVYTETQGPSPDFSRHTVVRPRVYHGRTKRQISSTKENDVEHADVLTVGFDLDGVKQVLDLRLNADLIPVGYQQRHQHRGAYQVHTPSKVELCHYQGSVRDVPGSWVALSTCRGLRGVVFDGENLHHIHPETESLDSDHYVYKHADLLANHTCGYEGTTHHVLDREHRGIVNRATRHKRAAEVIRGPYNANSHSRYVELVLVIDKKEYMALDENLDKVYHHCKDIANIINALYMPLNIFIALVGVQVWSDTDEITLSPNGDTTLSNFLRYRREKLVQDMPNDNAQLLTRIAFEGGVVGKALKGPICTYEFSGGVSMDHSNVVGLVAATVAHEMGHNFGMEHDSADCECPEEKCIMASSSGSSGPTHWSTCSLEHLALAFEHGMDYCLRNKPQKLFDSPICGNGFVEPGEQCDCGLKENCDNPCCNVTTCMLHGNASCATGECCDLKTCRPKTAGTECRSAEHECDLPEYCTGQSEYCPVDVFKMDGESCSMGKAFCYQGSCRTHNDQCKLLWGPTGTSSDAQCYDMNNKGTKHGNCGYNRVESSYVKCTDENLLCGMLHCKHLNERLEFGMESVAILSHSFINNGGKIIPCRSAIVDLGLNQVDPGLAPDGAKCAPGKMCVNQKCMPVADLRATVSGGKACPNNCGDNGVCNSLGHCHCNRGFRPPDCTQPGVGGSEDSGPADDPNARNDFIMAMYIIFLGIVPMAALSAFGVWYLRNSGQHWKKGMIATTDRGHNGLSIKTIDRSSPLPRSIETIDSSLSQDPACASLLPKPEADERYNNNLFGQFKGFTITPIKNQPKGGEPTKPAPPPPTIPTVAIKTNIKALPKNNPPRNSLLNSTSNFTEPSAAPSLPPLNPGCTARPLISSPVLAATTCTSVELVAPKPPARPSLDAPTRPAPAPPISIDLQKPQRPNSTPLTNVLLPETEKKPEKGSTLNRLASMLRPNSGIMKTGGLQVAQKEDKNTNSLPRAHHLKANKVIDKEILRNLKISNPIPQKEIEIPTPAIPVISTTEAEKRNVVLRAQSMRDSKITPRPAIQTFGSMRQQTTPVKRPTSIPASTRPTAPPPGPPTTTTTTEKTNDAGKIHGLPGYQTPQLKSTQKLVDNAYDDCMNLVPESSLTKITEESPTSDNIYAVIEEAIPEKSRKNQTETDKRIDNEYKQPKRVEAGANGANTEPMGLLSEIVSEISNRNFDSIYSTATLSRKAKENAEAAKNAEDLGSNSSLGAYANSNHYKSPGSIYSNSASGKFNSSSSTTSSGYLNPSVLNVPRQQTAKGEVKTIDKGKLASLNSANPNLNDDISKELGMKPAGDVASCKPVASMKTRPIQRVLSSPKSEEATTDGKEPVKPPLGRTKTPPHIVKTVTKDANDATKTATRHALDNASRSKQHNDGAAKVSKPGSDSLQNTADKQDSHTNVNRLSMKTVPCSPKDNGGKFNSPDVVSSCSSSNQTSTKSPDVLGNNPKFSFQPKNVQKTPTLSRGNAAKSPSAPLKPLSIASKVASLAEKKKSPTSANAKSFVASAKEISKTLQPKTAQKTETKGGGETKANPVQRAATGKSNVASLQQKFEANKSVNATRTVPSVHKKTIGRTTDTTSVKK